One Balaenoptera ricei isolate mBalRic1 chromosome 16, mBalRic1.hap2, whole genome shotgun sequence genomic window carries:
- the RRP12 gene encoding RRP12-like protein, producing MGRSGKLPSGVSAKLKRWKKGHSSDSNPAISRHRQAARSRFFSRPSGKSDLTVDAVKLHNELQSGSLRLGKSEAPETAMEEEEVAPALTEKSSGTFLSGLSDCTNVTFSKVQRFWESSSAAHKEICAVLAAVTEVIRSQGGKETETEYFAALMTTMEAVESAESLAAVAYLLNLVLKRVPSPVLIKKFSDTSKAFMDIMSAQASSGSTSALRWVLSCLATLLRKQDLEAWSYPVTLQVYHGLLSFTVHTKPKIRKAAQHGVCSVLKGSEFMFGEKAPAHHPAAMSTAKFCIQEIEKSGGSKEATTTLHMLTLLKDLLPCFPDGLVKSCSETLLRVMTLSHVLVTACAMQAFHSLFHAKPSPGTLPAELNAQIITALYDYVPSENDLQPLLAWLKVMEKAHINLVRLHRDLGLGHLPRFFGTATTCLLSPHSQVVTAATQCLQEILKECVAPHMADIGSVTSSASGPAQYVAKMFRAVEEGLTYRFHASWSSVLQLLCVFFEACGRQAHPVMRKCLQSLCDLRLSPYSPHTAAVDRAVGAAVASMGPEVVLEAVPLEIDGSEETLDFPRSWLLPVVRDHVRETRLGFFTAYFLPLATTLKRKAMDLAQAGSTVESKIYDTLQWQIWTLLPGFCTRPTDVATAFKGLARTLGTTISERPDLRVTVCQALRTLITKGCEAEADRAEVSRFAKNFLPILFNLYGQPVAAGDTPAPRRAVLETIKTYLTITEPQLVNGLLEKASEKVLDPASSDFTRLSVLDLVVALAPHADEAAISKLYSTIRPYLESKAHGVQKKAYRVLEEVCASPQGPGARFVQSHLDDLKKTLLDSLRSTSSPAKRPRLKCLIHIVRKLSAEHEEFISALVPEVILCTKEVSVGARKNAFALLVEMGHAFLRFGPNPAEALQRYLVLIYPGLVGAVTMVSCSILALTHLLFQFKGLMGTSTMEQLLENVCLLLASRTRDVVRSALGFVKVAVVIMDMAHLAKHVQLVMGAIGKLSDDMRRHFRMKLRNLFTKFIRKFGFELVRKLLPEEYQKVLVNIRKAEARAKKHRALNQAAVEEEEEEEEEPVQGKGDSIEEILADSEDEEDEEEERSRGKEQQRLARHRSRAWLKEGGGDEPLNFLDPKVAQRVLATQPGPGWGKKKDHGFKVSADGRLIIREEEDDNAKLEEEEGAKGEDEEMADLMEDVGVRSKKHQKLKQKEADDEELEMPPQYQAGGSGIHRPVAKKATPGAEYKAKKAKGDVKKKGRLEPYAYIPLSKTKLNRRKKVKLQGQFKGLVRAAQRGSQVGHKLRRKDQRP from the exons ATGGGTCGTTCGGGGAAGTTGCCCTCCGGGGTCTCGGCCAAGTTGAAACGCTGGAAGAAAGGCCACAGCAGCGACAGCAACCCGGCCATCTCCCGCCACCGCCAGGCCGCCCGCAGCCGCTTCTTCAGCCGGCCCTCAG GAAAGAGCGACTTGACAGTTGATGCGGTAAAGTTGCATAATGAGCTGCAGTCAGGATCCCTGCGTCTGGGTAAAAGCGAAGCCCCCGAGACTGCCATGGAAGAGGAAGAGGTGGCTCCAGCTCTCACCGAGAAGTCCTCGGGCACCTTCCTGAGCGGCCTCTCCGACTGCACAAACGTCACCTTCAGCAAAGTGCAGCGCTTCTGGGAGTCCAGCTCGGCTGCCCACAAGGAG ATCTGTGCTGTCTTGGCTGCTGTCACCGAGGTGATACGCTcccagggtgggaaggagacagagaCTGAGTACTTTGCTGCCCTG ATGACAACAATGGAAGCAGTGGAGTCCGCGGAGTCTCTGGCCGCTGTTGCTTACCTGCTGAACCTCGTCCTGAAGCG cgtgcccagccctgtgctcaTTAAGAAGTTCTCTGATACCTCCAAAGCCTTCATGGATATCATGTCAGCCCAGGCCAGCAGTGGCTCCACCTCTGCCCTCCGATGG GTCCTCTCCTGCCTGGCCACCCTTCTGCGGAAGCaggacctggaggcctggagcTACCCCGTGACCCTGCAGGTGTACCATGGGCTGCTGAGCTTCACTGTGCACACCAAGCCCAAG ATCCGGAAGGCTGCCCAGCATGGAGTGTGCTCCGTCCTCAAGGGCAGTGAATTCATGTTTGGTGAAAAGGCCCCTGCCCATCACCCTGCTGCCATGTCCACCGCCAAGTTCTGCATCCAGGAGATCGAGAAGTCTGGAG GCTCCAAGGAGGCCACCACCACGCTGCACATGCTGACCCTGCTGAAGGACCTGCTGCCCTGCTTCCCGGACGGCCTGGTGAAGAGCTGCAGTGAGACTCTCCTCCGGGTCATGACCTTGAGCCACGTG CTGGTGACAGCCTGTGCCATGCAGGCCTTTCACAGCCTCTTCCATGCCAAGCCCAGCCCGGGTACCCTGCCAGCAGAGCTCAACGCCCAGATCATCACG GCCTTGTATGACTACGTTCCCAGCGAGAATGACTTACAACCCCTGCTGGCCTGGCTGAAAGTCATGGAGAAAGCCCACATCAACCTGGTTAG GCTGCATCGGGACCTGGGGCTGGGCCACCTCCCTCGCTTTTTTGGAACTGCAACGAcctgcctcctctccccccacTCGCAGGTGGTGACAGCTGCCACCCAGTGCCTTCAG GAGATCCTGAAGGAGTGTGTCGCTCCCCACATGGCTGACATCGGCTCCGTGACCTCCTCGGCCTCAGGCCCTGCCCAGTATGTCGCCAAGATGTTCAG GGCAGTGGAGGAGGGCCTGACGTACAGATTCCACGCATCATGGAGCTCCGTGCTGCAGCTGCTGTGTGTCTTCTTCGAGGCGTGTGGGAGACAGGCCCATCCTGTGATGAGGAAG TGCCTCCAGTCCCTGTGTGACCTGCGCCTCTCCCCCTACTCCCCCCACACGGCAGCTGTGGACCGCGCAGTGGGCGCTGCCGTGGCCAGCATGGGCCCCGAGGTGGTTTTAGAGGCTGTGCCTTTGGAAATTGATGGCTCTGA agaGACTCTGGATTTCCCTCGGAGCTGGCTGCTGCCCGTCGTCCGAGACCATGTCCGGGAAACTCGACTTGGTTTCTTTACCGCTTACTTCCTACCTCTAGCTACCACCCTGAAGAGGAAAG CAATGGACCTGGCCCAGGCAGGCAGCACAGTGGAGTCCAAGATCTACGACACGCTCCAGTGGCAG atcTGGACCCTCCTGCCTGGGTTCTGCACGAGGCCCACGGACGTGGCCACCGCCTTCAAAGGGCTGGCGCGGACGCTGGGCACGACCATCAGCGAGCGCCCAGACCTGAGggtcactgtgtgccaggccctgcgcACCCTCATCACCAAGGGCTGTGAGGCGG AGGCTGACCGTGCTGAAGTGAGCCGCTTTGCGAAGAACTTTCTGCCGATCCTGTTCAACCTGTACGGGCAGCCCGTTGCAGCTGGAGACACCCCAGCCCCTCGCCGGGCCGTGCTGGAAACCATCAAAACTTACCTCACCATTACTGAGCCTCAG TTGGTGAATGGTTTGCTGGAAAAAGCCAGTGAGAAGGTGCTGGACCCTGCTAGCTCTGACTTCACCAG ATTGTCCGTCCTGGACCTGGTCGTGGCCTTGGCTCCCCACGCTGATGAAGCCGCCATCAGCAAGCTGTACTCCACCATCCGGCCCTACCTAGAG AGCAAGGCCCATGGGGTACAGAAGAAGGCCTACCGCGTGCTGGAGGAGGTGTGCGCCAGCCCCCAGGGCCCTGGCGCCCGCTTCGTGCAGAGCCACCTGGACGACCTGAAGAAGACCCTTCTGGACTCGCTACGGAGCACCTCCTCGCCCGCCAAGAGG CCGCGTTTGAAGTGCCTCATACATATTGTGAGGAAGCTCTCAGCCGAGCACGAGGAGTTCATCAGTGCCCTCGTCCCGGAG GTGATCCTCTGCACCAAGGAGGTGTCGGTGGGAGCTCGGAAGAATGCTTTTGCGCTGCTGGTGGAGATGGGCCACGCCTTCCTTCGGTTTGGGCCAAACCCGGCAG AGGCCCTGCAGCGCTACCTCGTCCTGATCTACCCTGGTCTCGTGGGCGCTGTGACCATGGTCAGCTGCAGTATCCTGGCCCTGACCCACCTCCTTTTCCAGTTTAAAG GTCTGATGGGGACCAGCACGATGGAGCAGCTGCTGGAGAATGTGTGCCTGCTCCTGGCCTCCCGTACCCGCGATGTGGTCAGATCAGCACTGGGCTTCGTCAAGGTGGCAGTGGTCATCATGGACATGGCACATCTGGCCAAGCACGTGCAGCTGGTG ATGGGAGCCATCGGGAAGCTCTCGGACGACATGCGGCGGCACTTCCGCATGAAGCTTCGGAACCTGTTCACCAAGTTCATCCGCAAGTTCGG GTTCGAGCTGGTGAGGAAGCTCCTGCCAGAGGAATACCAGAAAGTCCTGGTAAACATCCGGAAAGCAGAGGCCCGGGCCAAGAAACACCGGGCCCTGAACCAGGCCGccgtggaagaggaggaggaggaagaggaggagcccGTCCAGGGCAAAGGCGACAG CATCGAGGAGATCTTGGCTGACTCAGAGGatgaggaggacgaggaggaggagaggagccgGGGCAAGGAGCAGCAGAGGCTGGCCCGCCACAGGAGCCGAGCGTGGCTGAAGGAGGGTGGCGGGGACGAGCCCCTCAACTTCTTGGACCCCAAGGTGGCCCAGCGAGTCCTGG CCACCCAGCCTGGGCCGGGTTGGGGCAAGAAGAAGGACCACGGCTTCAAGGTGAGCGCCGACGGCCGGCTGATCATCCGTGAGGAGGAGGATGACAACGCCAagctggaggaagaggaaggtgcTAAAG GGGAGGATGAAGAGATGGCTGACCTGATGGAAGACGTGGGCGTCAGGAGT AAAAAGCACCAGAAGCTCAAGCAGAAAGAGGCTGACGATGAGGAGCTGGAGATGCCCCCTCAGTACCAAG CGGGAGGCTCTGGCATCCATCGCCCTGTGGCCAAGAAGGCTACCCCCGGGGCTGAATACAAGGCCAAG AAAGCAAAGGGTGACGTGAAGAAGAAAGGTCGGCTCGAGCCCTATGCCTACATCCCCCTCAGTAAAACCAAGCTCAACCGCAG GAAGAAGGTGAAGCTGCAGGGACAGTTCAAAGGCCTGGTGAGAGCTGCCCAGCGGGGCTCCCAGGTGGGACACAAGCTCCGCAGAAAGGATCAACGGCCCTGA